The following is a genomic window from Nitrospira sp..
TCGTCGGATACCTGCTGGCCACGTTTCTGTCGCGCGGCATCGCGCACATCGCCAACGTCGCCACTCAGGCCGCTGGCGGCAATTTACAAGCCCGTGCCAAGATCCAATCACATGACGAATTGGGACAGATGGCGACGGCGTTCAACTCTATGCTCGACCGTATTACGGCTCTCGTATCGACGGAGGAAGAGCGCGACACCATGCAAAAACAGTTGATGCAATTTCTCGTGCTGGTCTCCGACGTCGGGAAGGGAGACCTGACGAAACGAGGTGAAGTGACGGCGGACATGTTCGGAAACCTAGCCGACGGGTTCAATCTCATGATCTCGCGTTTCGGCCAATTGCTGAAGCAGGTTCGTGAGGCGGCCGATCGTGTCAATAAGTCTGCCGGTACGCTGCGCGATTCAGCCGGTCAGATGTCCGGAACCGCCCGGATACAGGCGGAAGAGTCGGTGCGCACCCTGGGGGCGGTCGAACAATTGGCCGCCGGTATGCGTCAGGTGGCGACGACCGCCGGCGCGTCCTCTGATTCCGCCAAGCGGGTGCTTTCAGCGACAGAGCGCGGCAACGTCGCGGTGCAGGAAACCGTGCGCGACATGCAGAGCATCCGATCCGCGGTGCAACGTATGTCCAAGCAGGTGAAAGGTCTCGGAGACCGGTCGCTCGAAATTTCCCAAATCGTGTCCACGATCCGCGATATCGCCAATCAGACCAACCTGCTTGCACTGAACGCCGCCATTGAGGCGGCCGGTGCCGGTGAGGCCGGAGCGCGATTCGCCGTTGTTGCCGATCAGGTCAGAAAACTGGCGGAAAGCTCTACGCAGGCCACTCGTGAAATCGCCGATCTCGTGAAAGTGATTCAAACGGAAACGCAGGATGCGGTCGTCGCGATGGAACATGAAACACAGGCGGTGGAAGCCGGCTCGGCATCGGCGCTCAGGACCGGCGACGTGTTCGCCGAAATTTCAGACATCGCCAAACAGTCGTCTGAGTTGGCCCACGACATTGCGAGTGCCGCATCCGAACAGACCACCTCGACGGAAAAAGTCGGTCGAGCCATCAAGGAATTCACCGGCGGTGCGGTAGCGACGCAGAAACAGACGGAGTCGACCAGGCTCACGATCGAGGACATGGCGAAGTTGGCCGAAGGGCTCAACTCATCGGTCTCCCAGTTCAAGCTCGCGTAAGGAACGTTACTAGCGCGGTACTGTAAACCCGCTCGGAGGTCGAGTGGTTCAATGAGTTCTGATTTTGATCGCGACCAGCTGGTGGCCATTTTCGTCGCCGAGGCCGGCGACGATATGGGACGGTTCTGGAAGGCTTTGCACCCGGAGGGAAAATCCTATCCGAAACCGGAGGAAGTGGCCGAGTACCATGCCGTCGGACATAAGCTGAAGGGGGCGGCGCTTCTCTATGGATTTCCTGGCCTCGGCAGCCTTGGGGCGTTGCTTGAGGAGACGCTGGAACGGACGTACGACATTTCCGCTGAGCGATGGCCGGCGATCCTCTTGCTGATTCGGGAAGTCGTGGCATCCTTCCGAAGCCAGGTCGAGCAGATCGGACGGGGCGGGAGCGAGAATCCGTCGGTCGTCGAAGAGTTCGTCCGGCGCTGTGCCGAATTGATGCCGGCTGATCCCAGTGACGTCTCCGTAAGTGTCGACGCGACTATGGATGGATCGACGGACGACTATTTCATTCCCAACCTGGACCGCGAAGTCCTGTCCTATTTTTCTCCCGAGGCGGAAGAATATCTCCGCACCATCCAGATGCTGCTTCAGCGGCTGGAAACCGATCTACAGGATCCTGAGGCCGTCCATCAGTTATATCGAGTGGCTCACACTCTGAAAGGGTCGGCCCATACCGTCGGGTTTCAGGTGGTCGGCGATGTCGCCCATCCGATCGAAACCTGCATGGTTGCGGTTCGAGAAGGGCGCGCGGTCATCGCCCCCCATTGGATAACGGCTATTCGGCAGGCGCTTCAGGTCATCCGTTCCCTTATGGAGCGAGATTCTCGACACCTGTCCCGCTTGAAGCGCGAGGTTCCACACATCAAGGCGCTGCTACTGGAGTTGGAAGAAGGAGTGAATCACGTTGAGACTGACACAGCCGCGCCTGCTTGCCTTGAGACGACAACGCTGCAGGACGTGACGGTCGCTGCGACGTCTGCCAAAAACTCAGCGGTTCAGCCAGTGAGCGAGACTCGGGCCGATGTGCTTGCAGAAGGGTATCTGATCCCGACGCTCGACCCCGAGGTGATGTCTTATTTTTCTCCAGAAGCTCAGGAGTATTTGGAAACCCTTGAGGCTCACCTGTTGCGTGTGGACAGGGAAACCGCAAATCCTGAAACCATTCATGAACTTTTTCGCACGGCCCATACGCTCAAAGGGTCGGCCTATACCGTGGGGTTCCAGGCTATCGGGGACCTGACGCATCACATTGAGGATTTTATGGGAGCAGTCCGTGAGGGACAGCTCCATCTCCTCCCTGGGCATACGGACGTGTTGCTGCGGGCGATCGATATCATTCGGAGCTTGATGCGACGCGATCCTTCCACGCTGGGGCACATGAGACAACGGTTTTCCGCTTCACTGGAAGAGCTGAAGCAACTGGGGCATGTCCAGCCAGGACCCTGTGCGACACCCTCTGTCGTGCCGTCACCCTCGGAAACCGTTGGGATGGAAAATGTGCCGGAAGCGGTCGGAGCCGAACCGGTGAAGAGCGGCGACGGAAAAACCGCTGAGGAACGGGAGGTGATCCGTGTCAGTCGTGATCGCTTGGAACGTCTCCTGAATCTGGTCGGCGAACTGGTGATCGATCGTGGGCGCCTCGAACAGCGATTGCGGACGCTGGATCAACTGGCCTCCCAAGTGTTGGCCAACAAGAATCGATTGATCGACGTCGTTCGGACGTTTGAGGACAAACATACCTTCTCCTTTCAGCCGTCACCCAAGTCGTCGGGCGAGACGGTGCCGAAGCCCTTTCACGGCGTCAGTGATTTTGGGAGTTTGGAATTCGACAAATACGACGACTTCAACATCCTGGCTCGGCGAATCAGCGAAGTCACGGCGGATATCACCGAATCCATGTCACAGTTGAGCGGGTCGATCCACCGTGCACAGGACGACATGGGGCAGTTGCAGCAGTTGACGCTGGGGATGCGCGACGAAATCGCCCGGGCTCGAATGGTGCCGATCGGAACGCCCTTTACCAGGTTCCGCCGTGCGGCGCGTGAAATGGCACGCGCCACCGGCAAGGACGTCAATTTGGTGACCTCCGGCGAACATACCGAAATCGACACCGGCGTCGTCGAGCGTCTCGTCGATCCGCTCGTCCACCTGGTGAGGAACGCGGTCTACCACGGGATCGAGCCGGCCGACACCCGTCTCAGCCAAGGCAAACCAGCGGCCGGTACGGTCTATCTCCACGCGGCGCATCGGGGAAATTCGGTGATCCTCGAAGTCGAGGACGATGGCGCGGGCCTCGATATTGCGAAGATCAAGGCGAAGGCGGTCAAGTTGGGCCTTGTCAAACCGGACGTCGCCGCGTTCCTCCCTGAAAGTGAAGTCATCAAGTTCATCTTCCTTCCCGGTTTTTCCACTGCTGATACTGTCGGCGATCAAGCTGGCCGAGGGGTCGGCATGGACGTAGTCAAACGAGCCATCGAGACCATGAACGGTCACATCGAAGTGGAATCGGTGCGCGGGCAGGGCACGAAGTTTACGATGCATCTCCCGCTCACCCTCTTGATTGCGACCGCGCTGCTCGTCCGTGTCGAGAAGGACCGATATGCGATCCCTCTCCCCAGTGTACGCGAAGTGACGATGTCGGTCGCTTCCTCGATCCAGCACCTGGGCGGTCGGTCGGTGATGCAGATCGGTGATGAGGCCATTGAGGTGTTTCCGCTCGGCGCCCTCATTCGCCGGGAATCGGGCCTCGTTGATCGTTCCACCCCCGTGGTCGTCGTCAGAACCTCCGCTGGTCCGCTCGGTTGTGCCGTGGACGAACTGTTGGGTCGGCAAGAAATCGTCATCAAGTCCCTGGGGGCGCTGAAACCCTATGAACGTTCCGTATTCGGAGGCGCCACCATCGATCCCGAGGGACGGGTTGTCCTGGTCCTGGATGTCAGTCGGCTGGCGGTACGCGAATATCACCATGCGCTGTCGACTGGGGCTGACGATGCCGTCTCGTCTATACAGGATGAACCGATTCAGCCTATCTCGGCGCAGTCTGTATCCAAACAGCTTCCCCTTTTGTTGATCGATGACTCGCTCAGTATCAGGAAATTCGTCGGACGCATGCTTGAGGCTGCCGGCTATACGGTCGAAACGGCGGTAGACGGCGAGGAAGGGTGCCGCAAAGCATCGATACAGAACTATCGGCTCATTATCACCGATCTCGAAATGCCCAAGTTGAATGGGTATGAGGTGATCCAAGCACTTCGTGCGAGGCCTCAGACACGCGAGACACCGATCCTCGTGATGACCACGAGAGCCGGGGAAAAGCACCGCCAGATGGCCGTCAATGTGGGAGCGTCTGGTTATATCGCCAAACCGGTCGAAGAACGGGCCTTGATTCAAGAAGTGCAGCGGTGGACGGGCCACGAAACCGGCGTCAGAAAATAGGAACGTTTTGCCGATTCACTCTTTCGCTGGCACAATGAAAGTCACGCATGGGACTTCGAGAACATAAGGCCGTCGCATCGTCCGGTGATCAGGCGATCAGGTTTCTGGTGGCACTCATCGGTCCCACGCACTTTGCCTTTCCCGCTCAGTGGGTATGCGGCATCATGACGTCGGTCGAGGCCGGTTCCGAAGGCCCCGTCCTCTGGGCTCACTTTTCCTACGAGTGGACCGATCTTTCCGGGCGCCTGACCATTGGACTCGCGGCGACGACTGCCGAAGCAAGAGTCGTGCTGTACGGCAATGAGCAGCGGTCACGAGCATTTGTGGTCCATGGGGTTTTGGGGCTTGTAGACGCGGAACGAACCCAGGTCCATCCGCTCCCACCGCAGTTTCGAGGAGGGGAGCGCGACCGATTGCTGGGCTTCCTGGTCGAACCTGGGTATGTTGCGCTCATTATCAACCCTTTCTGGGTGCTTGAACTCCCTTCCCGCAAAGAGGTCCTGGATACGTTTCAGGTTTCTGAACCTCGATCCGGACGTGACGAATTCATGCTCCGGCTCTCTTCGACCGATCGAGAAGGAACCGTGTCGGTTTCATCGAGTTGTGTGACATAACCACAGAGGCTCGATCATGTTACGTGCTCAGGTGCGCAAGCAGTCCCAGACGGAAAAGAAGGGCGTCGCCCGGGCGCGCGGACGGGGGGTGGTGGTGTTTTCAGTGGGGGGGCGACGGTTGGCGGCTAAAACCGAGGAGATCGACGGCGTCGTGCCATGGCCGGGCGCCACATTGGTTCCCAGCGACACGCCGTTCGTCACCTCACTGATTCGCCGGGAGAAGGGTTGCCTTCCGGTGTTCGATCTTGCGGCGAAATTCAATCGTGCCATACAAGAGGGTGAATCGTTGTGTCTGATCGTCAAACACGTGGATGGGCCCATGGCCATCTGTATCGACCCTCAGGTTCCATCGCTTCACCTGGTGGCGCAATCTGCAGTCCGCTATCGTCCCGACACCGATCCCGACATTGCCGGGACCTGTGTTGCCGGCGAGGAAGAACTTCCCATCATCAACCTAACGACGTTGGGGACCTCATCGATCCGTATCGGCTCATGAGCGTCCCGGCATCCAGAGGAACGACATGCCCAAGATCTTGATTGCCGATGACAGCATCGCGGTTCGCAAGGTAGCCGAGCGCCTTTTGACGGAGGCCGGGATGGGAGTGACCCTGGCTGCGAACGGGTCGGAAGCGATGGCCCTTCTGAGCAAGGATCGTCCGGATTTGATTGTGTCCGACGTCATTATGCCGGACAAAAGCGGTTACGAAGTCTGTTCGTTCATCAGGGCACAGGCGAACCTGGCGAACATTCCCGTGCTGTTGATCAGCGGGATCGTCAATGATGAGGTGTCTCGCCAGGCGGAATCATGTAAAGCCGATGGGGTATTGAAGAAACCGTTTCAGGGGACCTCGCTGAAAGATCGAGTGCTGGATCTCCTCACGAAGCGCCAGGCGAGGCCGGAGCCGGCTTCGGAACCGGCTCCAAGCCAAGCCCTCACTGACCGGTTTGTCGTTGAAGAGCGTTCGACCACGCCGATCGTGCGCTTACCGGAAGAGTCTGAACGTGCTGCAACCACGCATCCTGTCGAATCAGGTACGATCCGGCTGTCGGTGAGTATTCCCGACGTGACTGTACCCAGTCAAGCTTCTCAAGCCGCCGCGTCGAATGTCTCGAATGACACCGACGAACGGCATGCGGTGGCCATGGCCCAGCGCGAGGCTCGCATCGCTGAGCTTGAAGAACAACTCGCCTGTGAAGGCCGACAGAGTCGTGAGCAGATACAACAGCTGCAGACAGCGCTGGCTGAACAACGCGCGCAGGTTGAAGACTGGTCTTCGCGCATGGCGGCGCTTGATCAGGCGTTGGCGATGGAGCGTGCACAGAGGGATGCTCTCGCGGAGCAACTGGCCGAGGTATCGAGAGAGGCCCATCGGGTCAGCGAGCTTGAAACTGATTTGGCAGAGGTGCGCCGATATACAGAAGAGCTTTCGCAACAAGTCGCGAGCAGTGCCCATCAAGCCGAGCGCATTCTTGAACTGGAAGCGACGCTGACGGCGGAGCGAGACGCAGCCGCGCAATTGGTCCAACAGTTCACCGACCTTGAACATGCGGAAAGCCGTGCCTGTGCCCTCGAAACGCAACTTGCCGTCGAACGTGAAGAGGGAGAGCAGCTCAGGAGCCATAATGCCGAATTGGGAAACATTGCGGCACAGGTCCCTGGGTTGGAAGAGGCTCTCCAGAATGAGCGCACCCGCATCGCCGAACTCGAGGGCATCCTCTCGGCGGAGCGGGAAACCGCGGCCATGTTGCTGACCCAGGTGAAACAGTTGGAAGTGGTCGTGCAACGCGCCCAGGATCTCGATACGGAACTGGTCGGCGAACGGGAGCGGTCGGCGCAGTTGATGAAACGTGCGACCGAAGCAGAACAACAGGCCGAGCAGTCCAATCGACGATTTGAAGACATGGCTCGGAAACTGGGTGAGATCGCAGGCCTTGCGTCGCAACTCGGTCAGGGCAAACGTTAGGAATCCTTCACCCGTCCAATCCATCGGACGAGTGCATGAGTCACGGGCAGGACGCCTTGTCGACCGAACCAGAACAAACCGAGGACGAGTTTCAAAAAGAACTGGTCGAGCTGTTCGGCCAGGAGGCTCAGGAGTGGCTGCTCCAAATCCACTCGGCTCTGATCGAACTCGAAGGCCAACCTGATCCCGACCGCCATATACAACTTGTGGACGCCGTCGTGCGAGGCATTACCAGTCTCGGCGGCTCTGCAGCCACGGTCAATCTTTCCGATGTCGAACGCGCCACCTTTGCCCTTCTTCCCTTCATCGACACGCTGAAAGACCGCACCACGGCCACGAAACAGGACTATGTCACAGTTCGCGAGCAATTCCTCCTCGTCAGCACGTCCGTGACGGCGGCGACCGGATTGACGCTCGAGTTGAGTCCGTCGTGGGAGGTGCCGCCTCAATCCGAGCCGACGGCCGATCTCTTGACGTTGCTGAACGCTCTGCGGACGTTGCATGACGAGCACGTTGTGACGGGGCGCCCTTCCCGCAAGTTGATTCCGCAGGTCATGCAGCGCCTGGAGCAAGAGGCGAGGCAGGGAGTAGGGCAGATGCAGGCGATCAGGTTTCATCAGATTCTCGTCGAGCTTCATGGTGCGGACGAGCAATTCTTGGAGACACTGCGGCAACAGTTGCCCGCGGTCGCTCAAAGCCTGACGAGGCTTCGTCGGGAAGGATTGGCGGTATTGGAGCCAGACGATGTGTTGGGCGGATGCATTCAGAATCTCGAACAACTCCAGGGCATTGCCAAACAGGCCAATGCCTCTCCTCTCGCCACCTTTCTGTCGGGCCTCCAAAGTTTTCTCTCACTCATCGTTCAGCGTCGGGTCGTACTCGTTTCTCTGCGGGTGGAATCGGTGGAAACACGAATTCATGCCGTGTGTGCCACCGTCGAGGAATGGATCACCGCAGGGCAACAGGAGCGAGAGGCGATGGGTAGACTGTTGCCGGTTGCCTGACCTTCGTCCTATCCGTCGGACGTCTTGGTGAGCAACGTCCATCGACAGCCGGCCGAATGTTGTTATGAACACCATCCTGCCTACGTCTCCGCAATCGGTCGTTGAAGATTGTACGTACGAAGGGTATTGGGGCCTCCGGTGCCGACCCTTTGAAAATGTTCCTGATCCCAGCTTTTACGTTCCTTCCGCCGCCCATGAGGCCGTCAGGCAACGACTGCTTTATGGTATCCAAGCGCGGAAAGGGGCCGTGATGCTGACCGGTGAGATCGGTTGTGGAAAAACGCTTCTCAGTCGCGCCGTAGTGCTCGGGTTGCCCGAATCCCGTT
Proteins encoded in this region:
- a CDS encoding Signal transduction histidine kinase CheA, whose protein sequence is MSSDFDRDQLVAIFVAEAGDDMGRFWKALHPEGKSYPKPEEVAEYHAVGHKLKGAALLYGFPGLGSLGALLEETLERTYDISAERWPAILLLIREVVASFRSQVEQIGRGGSENPSVVEEFVRRCAELMPADPSDVSVSVDATMDGSTDDYFIPNLDREVLSYFSPEAEEYLRTIQMLLQRLETDLQDPEAVHQLYRVAHTLKGSAHTVGFQVVGDVAHPIETCMVAVREGRAVIAPHWITAIRQALQVIRSLMERDSRHLSRLKREVPHIKALLLELEEGVNHVETDTAAPACLETTTLQDVTVAATSAKNSAVQPVSETRADVLAEGYLIPTLDPEVMSYFSPEAQEYLETLEAHLLRVDRETANPETIHELFRTAHTLKGSAYTVGFQAIGDLTHHIEDFMGAVREGQLHLLPGHTDVLLRAIDIIRSLMRRDPSTLGHMRQRFSASLEELKQLGHVQPGPCATPSVVPSPSETVGMENVPEAVGAEPVKSGDGKTAEEREVIRVSRDRLERLLNLVGELVIDRGRLEQRLRTLDQLASQVLANKNRLIDVVRTFEDKHTFSFQPSPKSSGETVPKPFHGVSDFGSLEFDKYDDFNILARRISEVTADITESMSQLSGSIHRAQDDMGQLQQLTLGMRDEIARARMVPIGTPFTRFRRAAREMARATGKDVNLVTSGEHTEIDTGVVERLVDPLVHLVRNAVYHGIEPADTRLSQGKPAAGTVYLHAAHRGNSVILEVEDDGAGLDIAKIKAKAVKLGLVKPDVAAFLPESEVIKFIFLPGFSTADTVGDQAGRGVGMDVVKRAIETMNGHIEVESVRGQGTKFTMHLPLTLLIATALLVRVEKDRYAIPLPSVREVTMSVASSIQHLGGRSVMQIGDEAIEVFPLGALIRRESGLVDRSTPVVVVRTSAGPLGCAVDELLGRQEIVIKSLGALKPYERSVFGGATIDPEGRVVLVLDVSRLAVREYHHALSTGADDAVSSIQDEPIQPISAQSVSKQLPLLLIDDSLSIRKFVGRMLEAAGYTVETAVDGEEGCRKASIQNYRLIITDLEMPKLNGYEVIQALRARPQTRETPILVMTTRAGEKHRQMAVNVGASGYIAKPVEERALIQEVQRWTGHETGVRK
- a CDS encoding Methyl-accepting chemotaxis protein, with the translated sequence MIGQGVMNRFQDMKTQAKLLLSFGLVSFIIMIMASVGVFTLRQLSTQSQTLYVEYTVPLAEFAQMGTALTKHHQILLDLAASTKQADFTQEAVKLAPLKAEIEKALNNYKATTLRASRSGRDETRDLTLFEPALKKYFQDADGALSAMADSFDRTTLSSAQAEQMRALGVLALTVNLTPSFDNAVKRHNEQVISIEAVAKDLNDDAQSLASSGTFILVAGGLIAVAMGIFVGYLLATFLSRGIAHIANVATQAAGGNLQARAKIQSHDELGQMATAFNSMLDRITALVSTEEERDTMQKQLMQFLVLVSDVGKGDLTKRGEVTADMFGNLADGFNLMISRFGQLLKQVREAADRVNKSAGTLRDSAGQMSGTARIQAEESVRTLGAVEQLAAGMRQVATTAGASSDSAKRVLSATERGNVAVQETVRDMQSIRSAVQRMSKQVKGLGDRSLEISQIVSTIRDIANQTNLLALNAAIEAAGAGEAGARFAVVADQVRKLAESSTQATREIADLVKVIQTETQDAVVAMEHETQAVEAGSASALRTGDVFAEISDIAKQSSELAHDIASAASEQTTSTEKVGRAIKEFTGGAVATQKQTESTRLTIEDMAKLAEGLNSSVSQFKLA